A single genomic interval of Betaproteobacteria bacterium harbors:
- a CDS encoding AAA family ATPase translates to MFTRTLGRPRSSFFLFGPRGTGKSTWIRSHFGDAHVVNLLAADSMLRYERNPEHFRQEVLARPTDQWIVVDEVQRVPRILDEVHFLMEEHGYKRFALTGSSARKLKRGAANLLAGRAVLRKLFPLTSRETEFSVPTDQLLRYGAMPMSVTAGDDEAREEFLRAYVTTYLSEEVKAEGLVRDLGGFSRFLEVASLAAGQTTNVSGIARDAAVSRETARGYFEILVDTLIGHWLPAYRPRAKVKEVALPKFYWFDAGVLHAAAGGFDQPLPADWDGVLLEHLVLHEIQSYLDYAGVKGSLGYWGTPSGGEVDFVWWRGDDVVAIEVKHDRRYRREYKKGIDAFLAARPARSYIVYRGQQELDVEGTRVLPLERFLRRLHAAEIIG, encoded by the coding sequence ATGTTTACACGTACGCTCGGCCGGCCTCGCTCGTCGTTCTTCCTGTTCGGGCCGCGCGGAACGGGCAAGAGCACCTGGATCCGCAGCCACTTCGGCGACGCTCACGTCGTAAACCTGCTTGCGGCAGATTCGATGCTGCGCTACGAGCGCAACCCGGAGCATTTCCGGCAGGAGGTGCTCGCGCGGCCCACCGATCAGTGGATTGTCGTCGACGAAGTGCAGCGCGTCCCACGGATCCTGGACGAGGTCCACTTCCTGATGGAAGAGCACGGCTACAAGCGCTTCGCGCTGACCGGCTCTTCCGCCCGCAAGCTCAAGCGGGGTGCGGCCAATCTTCTCGCGGGGCGCGCCGTGCTGCGGAAGCTTTTTCCGTTGACGAGCCGTGAAACAGAGTTCTCGGTCCCGACGGACCAGCTTCTGCGCTATGGCGCCATGCCGATGAGCGTAACGGCCGGCGATGACGAGGCTCGCGAGGAGTTTCTGCGGGCATACGTGACGACCTACCTGAGCGAAGAAGTCAAGGCCGAGGGCCTGGTGAGGGATCTTGGCGGCTTCAGCCGGTTTCTCGAGGTGGCATCCCTGGCCGCGGGACAGACGACGAACGTCTCCGGCATCGCGCGCGACGCGGCGGTCTCACGCGAGACGGCACGCGGCTACTTCGAGATCCTGGTCGACACGCTGATCGGGCACTGGCTGCCCGCCTACCGGCCTCGCGCGAAGGTCAAGGAGGTCGCGCTGCCGAAGTTCTACTGGTTCGATGCAGGCGTGCTGCACGCGGCGGCGGGCGGCTTCGACCAGCCGCTGCCGGCCGACTGGGACGGGGTGCTCCTCGAGCATCTCGTGCTGCACGAGATTCAGAGCTACCTGGACTACGCCGGCGTCAAGGGATCGCTGGGCTATTGGGGGACACCGAGCGGCGGCGAGGTCGACTTCGTCTGGTGGCGCGGGGACGATGTGGTTGCCATCGAGGTCAAGCATGATCGCCGCTATCGCCGCGAGTACAAGAAGGGCATCGACGCGTTCCTCGCCGCACGCCCCGCCCGCAGTTACATCGTCTACCGCGGACAGCAAGAGCTCGACGTCGAGGGCACGCGCGTGCTGCCGCTCGAACGCTTCCTCAGGCGTCTGCACGCCGCAGAGATTATCGGCTGA
- a CDS encoding type II 3-dehydroquinate dehydratase produces the protein MANILVIHGAGMNMRGKSQLELFGPTTLAQYDEHVRKYAAELKVGLDIFHSNQEGEIIDKLYAAHDAGCNGCVINPAGFTVGYAALNNAIAQVNFPTIEVHVSNPALRGRISDVGRHTRGVVTGFGLYGYYLALRGLMEIAQAK, from the coding sequence ATGGCGAACATCCTCGTGATTCACGGCGCCGGCATGAACATGCGCGGCAAGTCGCAGCTGGAGCTGTTCGGTCCGACGACGCTCGCGCAGTACGACGAGCACGTGCGCAAGTACGCGGCCGAGTTGAAGGTCGGGCTCGACATCTTCCACTCCAACCAGGAAGGCGAGATCATCGACAAGCTCTACGCTGCGCACGACGCCGGCTGCAACGGCTGCGTGATCAACCCGGCCGGCTTCACCGTCGGCTATGCCGCGCTCAACAACGCCATCGCGCAGGTCAATTTCCCGACGATCGAAGTGCACGTGTCGAACCCGGCGCTGCGCGGCCGCATCTCGGACGTGGGGCGGCACACGCGCGGCGTCGTCACGGGATTCGGTCTCTATGGCTACTACCTCGCGCTGCGCGGGTTGATGGAGATCGCGCAGGCGAAGTGA
- a CDS encoding GAF domain-containing protein, producing MKIRLESFRDCLDGAVPGNIATAAPDGTPNIAYLSQVQYVDPERVALSYQFFNTTRRNILASPYAKVAVIDPITAAHYRLSLQYLRTESEGPVFEIMKAKLAGIASHTGMSGVFRLLGSDIYRVLDIERVPGETLPAPLPRQNMLAALRACAEAMRAHSDLEALLTGVLACLENQFDIRHAMVLMLDAAAGRLYTVASRGYAASGAGAEIALGDGVIGVAAREGTPIRIGHFSAEYSYGRAIRESLRRSGHGARIETEIPLPGLAEARSQLAVPIRAGARVLGVLYMESPQDQRFGYDDEDALVTLASQLGMAIQLAQQVDADEIEAAVEAPQAAPGPTVVVRHYAENDSVFLDDDYLIKGVAGAIFCALVRDYIERGRVSFSNKALRLDRRIRLPDLSDNLEARLILLARRLAERKACVRIEKTGRGRFELRVDRPLQLVDIE from the coding sequence ATGAAGATTCGCCTGGAATCCTTTCGCGATTGCCTCGATGGCGCCGTACCGGGCAACATCGCCACGGCAGCGCCGGACGGCACGCCCAACATCGCGTACCTGTCGCAGGTGCAGTACGTCGACCCGGAGCGCGTCGCGCTGTCCTATCAGTTCTTCAACACAACCCGGCGCAACATTCTCGCCTCGCCCTACGCCAAGGTCGCGGTCATCGATCCGATCACGGCTGCCCACTACCGTCTGTCGCTGCAGTACCTGCGAACCGAGTCGGAAGGGCCGGTGTTCGAGATCATGAAGGCAAAGCTCGCCGGCATCGCCTCGCACACGGGAATGAGCGGCGTGTTTCGCCTGCTCGGATCCGACATCTACCGCGTGCTCGACATCGAGCGGGTGCCGGGTGAGACGCTGCCGGCGCCGCTGCCGCGACAGAACATGCTCGCGGCGCTTCGCGCATGCGCGGAAGCGATGCGCGCTCATTCGGATCTGGAAGCGTTGTTGACGGGCGTGCTCGCGTGTCTGGAGAACCAGTTCGACATCCGCCATGCGATGGTGCTGATGCTCGATGCCGCGGCTGGCCGCCTGTACACAGTGGCAAGCCGCGGCTACGCCGCTTCCGGCGCCGGCGCGGAAATCGCGCTCGGTGACGGCGTGATTGGCGTGGCGGCACGGGAAGGTACGCCGATACGCATCGGGCATTTCAGCGCGGAATATTCGTACGGCCGCGCGATTCGCGAAAGCCTCAGGCGCAGCGGCCACGGCGCGCGCATCGAGACCGAGATTCCGCTGCCGGGGTTGGCAGAGGCGCGCAGTCAGCTCGCCGTGCCGATTCGAGCCGGGGCGCGCGTGCTCGGGGTGCTCTACATGGAAAGCCCGCAGGATCAGCGCTTCGGCTACGACGACGAGGACGCGCTGGTGACCTTGGCAAGTCAGCTCGGCATGGCGATCCAGCTCGCGCAGCAGGTCGATGCCGACGAGATCGAAGCGGCGGTCGAGGCGCCGCAGGCAGCGCCCGGCCCGACCGTGGTCGTGCGGCATTACGCGGAGAACGACAGCGTCTTTCTCGACGACGACTATCTCATCAAGGGCGTGGCAGGCGCCATCTTCTGCGCGCTGGTGCGCGACTACATCGAGCGCGGGCGCGTGAGCTTCAGCAACAAGGCATTGCGACTCGATCGGCGCATCCGGCTGCCGGATCTGAGCGACAACCTGGAGGCGCGGCTCATTCTGCTCGCCCGTCGGCTGGCGGAACGAAAGGCGTGCGTGCGCATCGAGAAGACTGGGCGCGGCCGCTTCGAGCTGCGCGTCGATCGGCCGCTGCAACTCGTCGACATCGAGTAG